From Coriobacteriia bacterium:
GAGATCCGCCAGGCAATCGCGAACCTTCTGCAGTGTGGTGACCTTCATGTTGGGACAGAGCATCCGTGGCGAGAGCTCGTGGAAGACCTTGCCCGGTGCCGCCTTCTCGAGCGCGTGGATCAGACCGGCCTCAGTAACGATCACGAATTCACGTGCATCGCTCTCGGCCGCATACGCGAGCATCTGCGAGGTGGACAGCACCGCGTCGGCGAGATCGACGACGTCGGGACGACACTCGGGGTGCGCGACGATGGGCGCGTCCGGATGCGCCTCGCGAGCCGCCGCGACCTGCTCGGTGGTGACGTCGTCGTGCGTAGGGCACCAACCCTCCCACACGGTGACGTCGACCTCGGGCAGAGAGCGCGCCACCCAGTTGCCGAGGTTCTTGTCGGGGGCGAAGAGGATGCGCGAGGCGCCCAGGGAGCGCACGACCGCGACAGCGTTGGCGCTGGTCACGCAGATGTCGCTTTCGGCCTTCACATCCGCCGAGGAGTTCACGTAGGTCACCACGGGGATGCCGGGGTTGGCCGCCTTCCACGCGGCGAGCGCCTCTCCGGTGATCATGTCGGCCATGGGGCAGCCGGCACGCGGCTCGGGCATCAGCACGGTCTTGCTCGGCGAGAGGATCTTCGCTGTCTCGGCCATGAAGTGCACGCCGGCGAAGACGATGAGTTCGGCGTCGGTCTCGGCGGCCTGCCGAGAGAGCCCCAGCGAGTCGCCCACGAAATCTGCGACGTCCTGAACTTCGGCGCGCTGGTAGTTGTGCGCGAGGATGACCGCCCCGCGCTCACGGGCGAGTTCGCGGATCTCTGCGGAGAGGTGGGTGAAGTCGATCACGCTACGAGCTCCTCTTTTCCGAGGTCAAGGGTTCATTCCCATTGTGCGCGACGAAGCGGCCCGCGTCAGCACTCTCAGGCAGAAGTCAGCGCACGATTGTCGAGAAGACGAGTCGCGCCCACGCGCCCGGCGATGATCGCACGCCCGACCTCGCCCACCCGCTCGAGCGGCTCGAGCGTGGACGGGTCGACGACCGCGGCGTAGTCGAGCGCCATCGCATCGCCCGCGTGTGCCGCGACCGCCTCGCGCATGATCGCCTCGAGTCGGCGCCCGTCGCGCTCGCCGAGGCCGACGGCCGCGTGTGCGGCTTCGAGCGCTGCCGGCAACGAGAGCCCGGCGGCGCGCTCCTCAGCCGAGAGGTAGGCGTTGCGGCTCGACAGCGCGAGGCCGTTGGAGTCGCGGATGATGGGGCAGCCGATGATCTCGCAGCCCATATCGAGGTCGAGCGCAAGCCGCCGCACGATGGCGAGCTGCTGGAAATCCTTCTCGCCGAAACAGGCGACGTCCGCCTGTACGACGTTGAGCAGTTTGGCGACGACGGTCGCGACCCCCACGAAGTGACCCGGGCGCACCTCACCTTCCCAGCGGGCGGCAAGCGCACCGGGCTCGACGGTGACCTGCGCATCGGGCGCATACATCTGATCTGTCGACGGCGTCCACACGAGATCGGCACCGGCGGTCTGAAGCAGCGCGCTGTCCTCTTCGATTCGACGGGGATACCGCTCG
This genomic window contains:
- the nadA gene encoding quinolinate synthase NadA, producing the protein MIDFTHLSAEIRELARERGAVILAHNYQRAEVQDVADFVGDSLGLSRQAAETDAELIVFAGVHFMAETAKILSPSKTVLMPEPRAGCPMADMITGEALAAWKAANPGIPVVTYVNSSADVKAESDICVTSANAVAVVRSLGASRILFAPDKNLGNWVARSLPEVDVTVWEGWCPTHDDVTTEQVAAAREAHPDAPIVAHPECRPDVVDLADAVLSTSQMLAYAAESDAREFVIVTEAGLIHALEKAAPGKVFHELSPRMLCPNMKVTTLQKVRDCLADLSGEVVVDEQVRVRALSAVERMVAIG
- a CDS encoding pantoate--beta-alanine ligase, which translates into the protein MARVGSKAEVRAAVAGIRATGSTVGFVPTMGALHDGHLSLVRDAKQRCDTVIVSIFVNPTQFAPGEDFERYPRRIEEDSALLQTAGADLVWTPSTDQMYAPDAQVTVEPGALAARWEGEVRPGHFVGVATVVAKLLNVVQADVACFGEKDFQQLAIVRRLALDLDMGCEIIGCPIIRDSNGLALSSRNAYLSAEERAAGLSLPAALEAAHAAVGLGERDGRRLEAIMREAVAAHAGDAMALDYAAVVDPSTLEPLERVGEVGRAIIAGRVGATRLLDNRALTSA